A single window of Nomascus leucogenys isolate Asia chromosome 18, Asia_NLE_v1, whole genome shotgun sequence DNA harbors:
- the SYNPO2L gene encoding synaptopodin 2-like protein isoform X2, whose translation METFEPISQEPLSQASYDKAPDPVPELQDSFYAELQRAESLQEKSIKEAKTKCRTIASLLTAAPNPHSKGVLMFKKRRQRAKKYTLVSFGAAARTGAEEEDGVPPTSESELDEEAFSDARSLTNQSDWDSPYLDMELARAGSRASEGQGSGLGGQLSEVSGRGVQLFEQQRQRADSSTQELVRAEPAAMLNGEGLQSPPRAQSAPPEAAVLPPSPLPAPVASPRPFQPGGGAPTPAPSIFNRSARPFTPGLQGQRPTTTSVIFRPLAPKRANDSLRGLSPAPPPFLSSPQGPTPLPSFTSGVPSHAPVSGSPSTPRSSGPVTATSSLYIPAPSRPVTPGGAPEPPAPPSAAAMTSTASIFLSAPLRPSARSEAPAPGPGAPEPPSAREQRISVPAARTGILQEARRRGTRKQMFRPGKEETKNSPNPELLSLVQNLDEKPRAGGAESGPEEDALSLGAEACNFMQPVGARSYKTLPHVTPKTPPPMASKTPPPMTPQTPPPVAPKPPSRGLLDGLVNGAAPSAGISEPPRLQGRGGELFAKRQSRADRYVVEGTPGPGLGPRPRSPSPTPSLPPSWKYSPNIRAPPPIAYNPLLSPFFPQAARTLPKAQSQGPRATPKQGIKALDFMRHQPYQLKTAMFCFDEVPPTPGPTASGPPKTARIQEIRRFSTPAPQPTAEPLAPTVLAPRAATTLDEPIWRTELASAPVPSPAPPPEAPRGLGASPSSCGFQVARPRFSATRTGLQAHVWRPGAGHQ comes from the exons CCATCAGCCAAGAGCCCCTCAGCCAAGCCAGCTACGACAAAGCCCCAGACCCAGTTCCTGAGCTCCAAGACTCGTTCTATGCAG AACTGCAACGTGCAGAGAGCCTCCAAGAGAAGAGCATAAAAGAGGCCAAGACCAAATGCAGGACAATTGcatccctgctcactgcagcccccaacccccactccAAAGGGGTGCTTATGTTTAAGAAACGGCGGCAGAGAGCCAAGAAGTACACCCTGGTGAGCTTCGGGGCTGCTGCTAGGACAGGCGCTGAGGAGGAGGACGGCGTTCCCCCCACGAGTGAGTCCGAGCTGGACGAAGAAGCCTTCTCTGACGCCCGCAGCCTCACCAATCAATCTGACTGGGACAGTCCCTATCTGGACATGGAGCTTGCCAGGGCAGGCTCAAGAGCATCAGAGGGCCAGGGCTCTGGGCTGGGAGGGCAGCTGAGTGAGGTCTCTGGGCGAGGGGTGCAGCTCTTTGAACAGCAGCGCCAGCGCGCAGACTCCAGCACCCAGGAACTGGTGCGGGCCGAACCAGCAGCCATGCTCAACGGGGAGGGCCTGCAGTCACCACCTCGGGCCCAGAGCGCTCCCCCAGAGGCGGCTGTGCTCCCACCCAGCCCCTTGCCGGCCCCTGTAGCCAGCCCCAGACCCTTCCAACCAGGTGGTGGAGCCCCGACCCCAGCTCCAAGCATCTTTAACCGGTCAGCCAGGCCCTTTACCCCGGGCCTACAAGGGCAGCGGCCAACTACCACCTCGGTTATTTTCCGGCCCTTAGCCCCCAAGAGGGCGAACGACAGCCTGCGGGGCCtcagccccgccccaccccccttCTTGTCTTCTCCGCAGGGGCCCACCCCTCTGCCCAGCTTCACTTCAGGGGTTCCCAGCCACGCGCCAGTCTCTGGTTCCCCCAGCACCCCACGCTCCTCGGGCCCTGTGACAGCCACCAGCTCCCTGTACATCCCAGCCCCTAGTCGGCCTGTCACCCCAGGCGGAGCCCCAGAGCCCCCCGCTCCTCCTAGCGCAGCTGCCATGACCTCCACCGCTTCTATCTTCCTATCTGCGCCTTTGCGACCCTCTGCGCGCTCAGAGGCGCCTGCCCCAGGCCCAGGGGCTCCTGAGCCCCCCAGCGCTCGCGAGCAGCGCATCTCTGTGCCAGCTGCCCGCACGGGTATCCTGCAGGAGGCCCGGCGCCGGGGGACCCGGAAGCAGATGTTCCGGCCGGGAAAGGAGGAGACGAAGAACTCGCCCAACCCCGAGCTGCTATCGCTGGTACAGAACCTGGATGAAAAGCCCCGGGCCGGGGGTGCAGAATCTGGTCCTGAAGAGGATGCTCTGAGCCTCGGGGCTGAAGCCTGCAACTTCATGCAGCCAGTAGGGGCCAGGAGTTACAAGACCCTGCCTCACGTGACACCTAAGACCCCCCCTCCAATGGCTTCCAAGACCCCGCCCCCCATGACTCCTCAGACTCCACCCCCAGTGGCTCCTAAGCCCCCATCTCGAGGGCTCCTTGATGGGCTCGTGAATGGGGCAGCCCCTTCGGCTGGAATCTCTGAGCCACCAAGGctgcagggcaggggtggggagctgTTTGCTAAGCGGCAGAGCCGTGCGGACAGGTATGTGGTGGAAGGTACACCTGGTCCTGGTCTTGGCCCTCGGCCTAGAAGTCCTTCTCCCACCCCGTCTCTGCCCCCTTCTTGGAAATATTCACCCAACATCCGTGCCCCGCCTCCTATTGCTTACAACCCACTGCTCTCTCCCTTTTTCCCCCAGGCGGCCCGAACTCTCCCTAAGGCCCAATCCCAGGGGCCTCGGGCAACACCCAAGCAGGGCATCAAGGCTCTAGATTTTATGCGGCATCAGCCCTATCAACTTAAAACTGCCATGTTCTGTTTTGATGAGGTTCCCCCGACTCCTGGCCCTACCGCCTCAGGGCCCCCCAAAACTGCCCGAATCCAGGAGATTCGCCGGTTTTCCACTCCGGCGCCCCAGCCCACTGCAGAACCCCTGGCTCCCACTGTGCTTGCCCCCCGAGCAGCCACTACACTGGATGAACCCATCTGGAGAACAGAACTGGCCTCAGCCCCTGTTCCtagcccagcccctcctccagaGGCTCCCAGGGGCCTTGGCGCTTCTCCCAGCTCCTGTGGTTTCCAGGTAGCCAGGCCCCGATTTTCAGCCACCAGAACAGGATTGCAAGCTCACGTGTGGAGGCCTGGGGCAGGGCACCAGTGA